From a region of the Heptranchias perlo isolate sHepPer1 unplaced genomic scaffold, sHepPer1.hap1 HAP1_SCAFFOLD_59, whole genome shotgun sequence genome:
- the LOC137316339 gene encoding probable G-protein coupled receptor 139: MGYSGIDQIMLSYYPVLAAIGVPVNLVAIVILSRGKCGLSKCISRYLVGMAVADLLVVITDPILNSINVMYLPVSFLDITPVCSFIYFLGFATTVVSVWLTVAFTFDRFVAICCEKLKAKYCTERTAAVVLGTVSVMGCLESVPTYFIYEPKFIIDKVPWLCVGKLSFRTSPAWAAFDMVHLILTPCVPFGLILLFNVLTVRRILISNRVRRGLRGRSNGEDQSDPEMENRKKSIILLFSISGSFILLWLTQVVFYIYLRIVDFRPFYSPSDPNFIINDTGKMLQLLSSCTNTCIYVLTQTKFREELKDAVKYPFNLIV, translated from the exons atgggatattcaggaaTCGATCAGATAATGCTcagttattatcctgttcttgcagccattggagttccag ttaacttggtggcgattgtgatcctgtcccgaggaaagtgcggtctctccaaatgtatcagtcgctatctggtgggaatggcagtggccgatctcctggtggttatcactgatccgatattgaactCGATTAATGTGATGTATCTCCcagtgtcattcctggacattactcccgtttGTAGTTTTATTTACTTCTTGGGTTTTGCAACCACGGTGGTTTCCGTCTggctcacggtcgctttcacctttgatcgatttgtggccatttgttgtgagaagctgaaagcaaaatattgcaccgagagaacggcggctgtggttctgggaacagtgagtgtgatgggctgtttggagagtgtccccacgtactttatatatgaacctaAATTTATAATTGATAAAGTTCCCTGGTTGTGTGTGGGTAaactgagcttccgtacttctcccgcatgggccgcatttgacatggtgcacctcattttaaccccttgtgtcccgttcggtctgattttgctgttcaatgttctcacggtcaggcgtattttaatatccaatcgagtccgcaggggactcaggggccgcagcaatggagaggatcagagtgatccagagatggagaaccgaaagaaatccatcattttactcttcagcatatcgggcagttttatactgttgtggctgacacaggttgtattttataTTTATCTGCGAATTGTGGACTTTAGGCCTTTTTACTCCCCCTCTGACCCTAATTTTATCATAAATGATACaggaaagatgctgcagcttctcagttcctgcacaaacacgtgtatttatgtcctgacccagactaaattcagagaggagctgaaggacgcggtgaaatacccattcaatctaattgtt